The genomic stretch CCGGCCTTCTTTGTGAAGTGGGTGCCTGGCGCTCCGATAATAGCCGATTTATCGGTGAATGCAATGCTCAGGGAGACTTTCACTTTTGGATTGGCCTACCGCTGGGACGATTCGTTTTCCACTTTGTTGGGAATGCAGATCAACCCGAATTTTAGTGCCGGCTATGCCTACGACCTCACAACTTCCAATTTGGCGAGTTATACGGGCGGGTCGCACGAATTGTTTGTACGGTACGAATTTAAATCTTCCCAAAAACAAAAGGAGGCGCCTACATTTTAGACCTGAATGGGAATGGCGGAAATAGTCGTTATCTTTAACTTTGAAACAGCAAAATGCTGCTAAAATTGATAAGCTATGGAAAGGAATGAGCTGTATCCTGTTTTTTTGAAGGTAAACAACCTGAATGTACTTATAGTGGGAGGTGGAAATGTTGGGTTGGAAAAACTGACTTTTTTATTAAAATCGAGCCCCAATGCACAAGTGCAGATGGTTGCTCCGGAGTTTTTATCGGACACGTTGGAGCTGGCAGAAAAGCACAATGTGGAAATTACAAAGGATGTTTATCAAGAAAAATATTTGGAAGGCAAGCACATGGTTGTGGCCTGCACGGACAAACCCGAAGTGAACGAGCAAGTGTACCACGATTGTAGAAAGCTCAGCAAATTGGTAAATGTAGCGGATAATCCACCGTTTTGTGATTTTTATATGGGCGGTATCGTAACGAAGGGGAACGTAAAAGTTGCCATTTCCACCAACGGACAATCCCCGACAACGGCAAAAAGATTGCGTCAATTTTTTGAGGACGTGCTTCCTGAAAACATTGATGATCTGGTCAAGAACTTGAACGAATACCGAAAAACCTTAAAGGGCGATTTTGAGCAAAAGGTCGAGGCCTTGAACGAGTTTACCAAAGGCTTGGTGAACAAAAAAGATTGAGCAGGTTATAAACGTTTCATCGCCTCTATCAAATCATCTCTTTTTCTTGGTGAAATATTCACCTGCATCTCGTTGCTCATGATAAGGTGGCCTCCATCCGATTTGACATATTTTTTCACCTTTTTCAAATTGATAAGGAAGCTATTGTGCACCCGCATAAAGTTGTGTTCGGAAAGGAGCATTTCATATTCCTTTAAGTGCTTGCTCACTAAAAAAATACTTTCATCCTCCAACATAAAACAAGTGTAAGAACCGTCCGCTTTGCAGGCCACTATGTCATCAATGGCAATAAACTCCATTCCGGCGGTGGTGGCCAAGCATATTTTTTCTGGGCGCACTTTTCCACGGGAAATGCTTTGCATCAATGTGTCCAGCTGCTCTCTATAAACATTGGTGTCCATACGGTTTCTCGCTTTTTCCACCGCTTGCTGGAGTTCGTCCAGGTCTATGGGTTTCAATAAATAATCCAAGGAACTGAATTTAATGGCCTTGATGGCATATTTTTCAAATGCAGTGGTGAAAACAACTTCAAAGTTCGGGTCTTTTATTTGGTTTAGAACATCGAACCCTACACCGGATTGTAGCTCTATATCCAAAAACACTATGTCCGGACTGTATATGGAAAGAACTTTTACAGCCTCATCTACCGATCCTGCCATTGCAATGACTTGTACCTCCTTGCAAAATTCCTCCAACATGGATTTAAGGGTCTCCCTGCTGTGTTTCTCGTCTTCGATTATTACTGCTTTTAAAATCATAGGGCTATTTTTAGGGGTTATTGGTTATGGCTATAATTAAAGTTGTTGTGTTCTAAACGATACCGGATTAAAAAAATAAAGGGTTTTTCTTTCAAACCTTATAGGAATTTGATTGTTTTATTTATATTTGGGAAATGGGGATGGTCTTTTTCGGTGCTATGCTGAAATCTGAGACTATCGCATAATTTTTTACTTCATTGAGACATAGGATTTTCGTTCAACAATACTATCCTAACCCAATATTTATGTTGGTTAAGCCAACGTAAACAAAGGTTTTTTTAAATTCGTCAATATTTTATTTCTATTACTATGGTGAAAAGATATGTTTTTCACCATATTAAGTTAAACATTTTTACGGGGGAAGAATAAATAGTGGAAAGAAAACCACTTAATTTGTCACTTTTCAGTGAAAAAATTGTTTAACCCTTTGGGTTGAGGGATTAAAAGAACTCACCATTTTTGTTCCTTATAGTAACTGTTGCGCAGCATAACCCCATACTTGCTTTCAGCTGAAGGAATTACTCATGGTGAGTTTTGTCAAAAACCTTATGAATTTTGGGCCGCACTGCCTTTATCGCCAGAACCAAAGACAAGAACATTTGTTCGTTGTGCAGCCCAGTATTCATATTTTTTCAGTTGTTAAATCTACAGTGTTCATAGTTAATTGGTGTATGCCATTTGATGGATGGGTGTTTTGAGTTTATGAATGCCCCTTTTGAGTTAACGTAAGTTTCAAAGACACTTCTTTTTAGTTGAAAATGGGACTCCTGTTTTAAAAGGAAATCCCATTTTTTACAACAGGAGAACACTAAAAAGATTCGTAAAAGGGCCATCAATTCATTAAGCTGTATGATATAATTCTTGATGCTCGGGATATTTTGTGGTTTTCGGAAAGCACTTCTTTTTTAGGGGCATTTTGGCCACAAAGTGTCCTTTGAAATCTATTGAGGCAATATTGCTGAAATAACCTAGGATGTCCTCGTAATCGTTAATATTTATTCCCGCCTTTGCCAAGCTATTGTGCACAACCGATTTATTGACCTTATTTTCCCAATTGCCATTGAGCCTTGTGTCATTGGACCTTATAATAAGGATTTTCAGTTTTTTTAAGTGCCAAGTTGGAACATAGAAATTGGTTACACCATCCTTTATGGATTTAAAGGTCACATACACTTTGCCCACATTTTTGTAGACTTTTGCCGTATATCCAATACTGTTGTTGCTCAATGGTAGTTTCAGGCACGAGTCATCTGATTCCAGATAAAAAAGTATGGGGTTTTTGTTGAGTACTTCTTCTGTAATTTGCGGAACATCTATCGTAAACGACCAATTGGGTAATTGCTCCCTTATATCAAAGGATAAGAGTTCCACTGTGTTGGGAGTATTCTTCCCACGGGATTCTTCGTGATCCTTTAGTGCGGAATTGGATTTGTTGATAAGATAGATGGGATAACCTATGATTACCGTGGCACAGATCAATGTCCAAAAGATGGTCAAAAGATGCATAACTTTATTTTTGATTAATAAATCGGGGACCGTTATCAGGTACTAAGTAACAAAGAAAAATAGTGGGTAAGACCCATGAATATACGGATGGGGCTTTTCAATTGACGTATGAAAAACCACCGATAAAATGATTGTTTTTTACGTTGAAATACACCCGTTTTTTTCTTAAATGGACATTTTGAAGCATAAATTTGGTTTACTGCCTACCCTATGATGTCTTATTGGTCTTTTCCAATTGGCCGATTACGCCCATTACATCATAATTTGCAATTTTTCGTGTACTATAATTTCGTTTTATGTGGTTTACGTATGTATGGATTTCAAGAGTATAGTAGTTCTCAAGTTCAAAGACCGGATCTTTGGCGATCTCCAGACTACTGTTCACTTTCATTTTACCATAAGCTCTCGCATGGTAGACAATTTTATAGTTGTTATTATCATTATCCATCCATTCAATGGTCACTTCAATAAAATCGTCCATGCGTTCCCTTAGTTTGTAATTCGCATGTTTGGGTATGTTTCCAAACTCATATTCAGACTTGATTAGGTCCAAAATCCATTTCTCCAGAAAATTATCCTTCATGTCATTTAAATTTTAGGTGTTCTGATTTTTGGTCTGCAATAGGCCAATGGTTCAATAAATTTTTAATGAGGTTGAAAAGGTTTTGGATTGTTTTTGTAGTCTTGGCTGGCCAAGACCTAGGTTCTGTACTTTAACCTTAGTTGTGAGTGTTATTTCGTAATGTGCAATAATGTTTTTAACCAATTAATGGCGTTTGTTCTCGCCAATTCACTTTGGTCTTTACCTTCTGTATCAAAGCCATGACCAACACCTTCATAAATATGGAGTTTTAGCGGAACACCTTTTTCTTCCAATAAATCTACCATGCACAATGTATTTTCAGTTAGGTATCCCTTTGAGGGAACCTGATACAAAATGGGGGCATAGGGCCGGTATATATTTTCTTCAAGTGCATTTTCATTACAAGGTCCTGGTCCCCAATAACCATATCCCGAGGATCCTCCATAGTAGAAAACCCCTCCGGCAAAACCATTTTCCGGTTTGGGTTGAGGTGGCTGAACTCCCGATGAGGCATCATATTTGTTCCCGTCAAAACTTTGTGTCCATTCCCAATCGGAGGGAGTTGAACCGGTATCATAGAGTGTTGCGGCCAGCGCACTGGCTCCATCGGAAAAACCAAGTAATGCAATGTCATTTGGTCTTACCAATGGCTTGCCATTATCTAGTTTTAAGTTTTTGAGTACCTCTAAGGCCATGTTGGCATCTTTGGGGCGAACAAATTGAGAACTGATCCTGAAGTTGTCCGGAGCGTCTGTCCATTTTCCAGTTCTCTCCTTGACATTCCTTCCCGAGTAACTGTCAACAAAAGCACCGACAATACAGTTATTGTCGAATATTTCCCGCCAATCACGATTTTGACCGGACATTTTTCCGGTAGTTGGGTCATCGTTCGACCACATTCCACCAGAACCATGCATTACTACTACCGCAGGATAATTTTCATTATCACAGCCCTTAGGTATTGAAAGGTAAATAGGGATTTTGTCCTGTTGTATCTGGACATAGATAATCGTGTCCAACGTAGATTGCGCCATTATCACTTCCGGAGCATTTGTAAAGGGGGTAGATCCACCTTCATCCTCGCTGCAGGAGATAAAAAATATAGACGATACGGACAAAAATAGGCTAAGTTTAATAAATAATTTTGACATTGTTTTTTTCATAATTTCATATTAATAAGTGCACGAACAGTTAGAAACTCCTTGGAACAAATCGATGCCCAAGGTCAAAACATGGGTACCTTTCGAGTAGCCCAGTATCTCATTCATAATTATCTGATAAGAGTATCCAAAGTAGAAGTCTCCTTTTTTGAGGCCAATAACGGGAGCTATATATAGGGGAGAGCCAAATTGGTCGTTCAAAAATCTGTAGGTTATCCCCGCATAATAGTAATTCAGATAATCATACCATTTGAACTTGGTATTGATATCCGTTATGGACCTTCCGTCACTTTCAAAATATTGGAAGAAAACTGAAGGTTCTATCTCAAAATCAGTTCTTGAGTTCTTTCTGAATTTATATCCGGAATACAGATAATAATTGCGTAGGGTATTAGGTTCAAAAATTGGGTTGAACTTTTCAAATTCCTTGTTAAGAATGTTAGCGGCGTTCACACTGAGATAAAATCCACCGCGTCTGTACAGTGTGCCCACATCAAAATTTGGATTGCTGGATGACCGGTCGTTAATAACGGCAGGGTCGTTGTTAGGGTCAAAGTTTTCAATATCTATCCTAAATTGGTTCAAATTAAAGGACAGGGCAAAGGAGAAATATTGGTCATCATATTTATTAAGGGTAAGGTGATGTGCAAAGGAAACCTTGCCTCCTCGTTGTTTTGTTTCACCATTCGAATCGTTATATATCACCATTCCAATACCGGAACGGTTCCCCAATCGTACATCTGCCGATAACGATTGGGTATCCGGGGCATCCTTAATACCTACCCATTGGGTAACCCCGTTCATCCGTACTTTTACATAATCACCAATTCCTGCATAGGAAGGGGACATCACAAAAGGGTTGTCGGACAAGTATTGGGACAATTGCGGAATGGTCAGCTCTTGTCCTTTTACAAGGAACAGGTTTGTGAATATTAAGAAAACTACAACTCTCTTCATTTATCAATTGATTTTATCTATACAATGTGAAGTGCCCGACGAATTCACGTCCAGACCCATCATTTAGTCTTGCGATGTACCAGTAATCCCCAGATGGCATAGGGTTGGAGTCATACTCGCCATCCCAAGCGTCCGATGTGCCCAAAATCTGGATCTCTCTTCCATACCGGTCAAAAATGTGCGTTTGGATATCAGGGAACAGTTCGGAATTTTTTGGAGACCAAAAGTCATTTTCCCCATCACCATTTGGAGTGAAAAAATCCGGGATAGTGATTTCTACCAAGTTCATTGTGATACTCTTTATTGCCTCACAACCATAGCTGTCAACGACCCTTATGGTAAAACTGCCACTTCTCGTGATTGTGTAAGTGTTGGAGCTGGTTCCGCTATTCTCATCAAAGTAATAGGTGTAAGGGGCATTTCCGCCTGTAACATTTGCAGTGATTTGATTTATATACTCACTGCTTAGCGACAGCTCCAATGGGTCAAAGTTTTCAACTTCAAAGGGAATCTCTGCCAAGCAACCATTGTTGTGCATAATGTAAAGACTATGACTGCCAGAACTAAGGTTTCCAAAATCTGGAGTTAATACGAAGTCATCTGGATTGTTAGAGTCCATCGCATAAAGCACATCATTACTGATTGATGGATCGAATAATGTTACCTCGATTGTATTTGATGGTAAGTTGTCCTCACACAAATACATGACATCTACTGTGCCACCAAGGTCTGGCCCGCCCGGTTTAATTTCAAAATTTGTATTGGTTTGGCAACCCGTGTTGTCAATTACATTCATTTGATAATTCCCAGGAGACAAATCCTCAATGGAGAAAGAATTGGTATTGAAAACTACGGGCTCCAAATTGTTAAGCTGAACCGTAACAGGTAAAACAGCGTCTCCAATTTCTACGGAAACAGAACCATTGTCGCTTTCCAAACATGTTTCATCCTGAACATTGGTAGTAACGCTAAATCCAAGCTGTGTGCCTGCGTCGAATGTGAAGGGAGCGGAAACTGCGGTGCAGTTGTCCGTGTTCTCCGCGGTGATGGTGTAGTCGACCCCGTTGGTGCCGCCTGTGATGACCCCTCCCGCGCCCACGCTGCGGGGCTGGAGGTATAGGTCAGGTTCGCGTCATAGTTGGAGACCACGTTGGTGGCGTCCGCGGAGCAGCTCTCCGGTGTGACGGTTATGGCGGGGACTGCCGGTGATGGCAGCTGTGTGCCTGCGTCGAATGTGAAGGGAGCGGAAACTGCGGTGCAGTTGTCCGTGTTCTCCGCGGTGATGGTGTAGTCGACCCCGTTGGTGCCGCCTGTGATGACCCCTCCCGCGCCCACGCTTAGCCCTGCGGGGCTGGAGGTATAGGTCAGGTTCGCGTCATAGTTGGAGACCACGTTGGTGGCGTCCGCGGAGCAGCTCTCCGGTGTGACGGTTATGGCGGGGACTGCCGGTGATGGCAGCTGTGTGCCTGCGTCGAATGTGAAGGGAGCGGAAACTGCGGTGCAGTTGTCCGTGTTCTCCGCGGTGATGGTGTAGTCGACCCCGTTGGTGCCGCCTGTGATGACCCCTCCCGCGCCCACGCTTAGCCCTGCGGGGCTGGAGGTATAGGTCAGGTTCGCGTCATAGTTGGAGACCACGTTGGTGGCGTCCGCGGAGCAGCTCTCCGGTGTGACGGTTATGGCGGGGACTGCCGGTGATGGCAGCTGTGTGCCTGCGTCGAATGTGAAGGGAGCGGAAACTGCGGTGCAGTTGTCCGTGTTCTCCGCGGTGATGGTGTAGTCGACCCCGTTGGTGCCGCCTGTGATGACCCCTCCCGCGCCCACGCTTACCTGCGGGGCTGGAGGTATAGGTCAGGTTCGCGTCATAGTTGGAGACCACGTTGGTGGCGTCCGCGGAGCAGCTCTCCGGTGTGACGGTTATGGCGGGGACTGCCGGTGATGGCAGCTGTGTGCCTGCGTCGAATGTGAAGGAGCGGAAACTGCGGTGCAGTTGTCCGTGTTCTCCGCGGTGATGGTGTAGTCGACCCCGTTGGTGCCGCCTGTGATGACCCCTCCCGCGCCCACGCTTAGCGGGGCTGGAGGTATAGGTCAGGTTCGCGTCATAGTTGGAGACCACGTTGGTGGCGTCCGCGGAGCAGCTCTCCGGTGTGACGGTTATGGCGGGGACTGCCGGTGATGGCAGCTGTGTGCCTGCGTCGAATGTGAAGGAGCGGAAACTGCGGTGCAGTTGTCCGTGTTCTCCGCGGTGATGGTGTAGTCGACCCCGTTGGTGCCGCCTGTGATGACCCCTCCCGCGCCCACGCTTACCTGCGGGGCTGGAGGTATAGGTCAGGTTCGCGTCATAGTTGGAGACCACGTTGGTGGCGTCCGCGGAGCAGCTCTCCGGTGTGACGGTTATGGCGGGGACTGCCGGTGATGGCAGCTGTGTGCCTGCGTCGAATGTGAAGGGAGCGGAAACTGCGGTGCAGTTGTCCGTGTTCTCCGCGGTGATGGTGTAGTCGACCCCGTTGGTGCCGCCTGTGATGACCCCTCCCGC from Flagellimonas oceani encodes the following:
- a CDS encoding LytR/AlgR family response regulator transcription factor, which produces MILKAVIIEDEKHSRETLKSMLEEFCKEVQVIAMAGSVDEAVKVLSIYSPDIVFLDIELQSGVGFDVLNQIKDPNFEVVFTTAFEKYAIKAIKFSSLDYLLKPIDLDELQQAVEKARNRMDTNVYREQLDTLMQSISRGKVRPEKICLATTAGMEFIAIDDIVACKADGSYTCFMLEDESIFLVSKHLKEYEMLLSEHNFMRVHNSFLINLKKVKKYVKSDGGHLIMSNEMQVNISPRKRDDLIEAMKRL
- a CDS encoding T9SS type B sorting domain-containing protein, yielding MGAGGVITGGTNGVDYTITAENTDNCTAVSAPFTFDAGTQLGFSVTTNVQDETCLESDNGSVSVEIGDAVLPVTVQLNNLEPVVFNTNSFSIEDLSPGNYQMNVIDNTGCQTNTNFEIKPGGPDLGGTVDVMYLCEDNLPSNTIEVTLFDPSISNDVLYAMDSNNPDDFVLTPDFGNLSSGSHSLYIMHNNGCLAEIPFEVENFDPLELSLSSEYINQITANVTGGNAPYTYYFDENSGTSSNTYTITRSGSFTIRVVDSYGCEAIKSITMNLVEITIPDFFTPNGDGENDFWSPKNSELFPDIQTHIFDRYGREIQILGTSDAWDGEYDSNPMPSGDYWYIARLNDGSGREFVGHFTLYR
- a CDS encoding type IX secretion system membrane protein PorP/SprF, encoding MKRVVVFLIFTNLFLVKGQELTIPQLSQYLSDNPFVMSPSYAGIGDYVKVRMNGVTQWVGIKDAPDTQSLSADVRLGNRSGIGMVIYNDSNGETKQRGGKVSFAHHLTLNKYDDQYFSFALSFNLNQFRIDIENFDPNNDPAVINDRSSSNPNFDVGTLYRRGGFYLSVNAANILNKEFEKFNPIFEPNTLRNYYLYSGYKFRKNSRTDFEIEPSVFFQYFESDGRSITDINTKFKWYDYLNYYYAGITYRFLNDQFGSPLYIAPVIGLKKGDFYFGYSYQIIMNEILGYSKGTHVLTLGIDLFQGVSNCSCTY
- a CDS encoding dienelactone hydrolase family protein, whose protein sequence is MSKLFIKLSLFLSVSSIFFISCSEDEGGSTPFTNAPEVIMAQSTLDTIIYVQIQQDKIPIYLSIPKGCDNENYPAVVVMHGSGGMWSNDDPTTGKMSGQNRDWREIFDNNCIVGAFVDSYSGRNVKERTGKWTDAPDNFRISSQFVRPKDANMALEVLKNLKLDNGKPLVRPNDIALLGFSDGASALAATLYDTGSTPSDWEWTQSFDGNKYDASSGVQPPQPKPENGFAGGVFYYGGSSGYGYWGPGPCNENALEENIYRPYAPILYQVPSKGYLTENTLCMVDLLEEKGVPLKLHIYEGVGHGFDTEGKDQSELARTNAINWLKTLLHITK
- a CDS encoding precorrin-2 dehydrogenase/sirohydrochlorin ferrochelatase family protein, with the protein product MERNELYPVFLKVNNLNVLIVGGGNVGLEKLTFLLKSSPNAQVQMVAPEFLSDTLELAEKHNVEITKDVYQEKYLEGKHMVVACTDKPEVNEQVYHDCRKLSKLVNVADNPPFCDFYMGGIVTKGNVKVAISTNGQSPTTAKRLRQFFEDVLPENIDDLVKNLNEYRKTLKGDFEQKVEALNEFTKGLVNKKD